Proteins co-encoded in one Lineus longissimus chromosome 11, tnLinLong1.2, whole genome shotgun sequence genomic window:
- the LOC135495360 gene encoding uncharacterized protein LOC135495360, whose protein sequence is MGSTQIPLLLTLSVVFLGCSFASGRVVVKSGSHLPNIIHLDVRILHGPEDRSVKYSQGAEDRIVKVHDAEDAGVEYQIPEPSEPKEPPAPVNIGREAGEGEPPAPVKIGEENEEGPPEPIKPGCIMMNSYDAELYEYYGCELSELFEGCYTKPVCPEACTADDGTLREENGPMWMEKDEKSMCECVTSDKVLGSPPVPPEGAGPWPPYKHCRANGCTIQGTDTLLPGGATVQLYGAPCVCLEGSDPNLMDYASLYHLKCFEEEREDEGAFDEEFEK, encoded by the exons ATGGGGTCCACACAGATCCCCCTTCTGTTAACCCTTAGTGTCGTATTTTTAGGGTGTTCCTTCGCTTCTGGACGTGTTGTTGTAAAAAGTGGCTCGCACTTGCCTAACATTATTCATTTGGACGTGAGGATTCTTCACGGGCCCGAGGACAGAAGTGTGAAATACAGCCAAGGCGCCGAGGACAGGATTGTGAAAGTTCATGACGCCGAGGACGCGGGTGTGGAGTACCAAATTCCTGAGCCGTCAGAGCCAAAGGAGCCCCCAGCACCGGTAAACATTGGTAGAGAGGCGGGCGAGGGAGAGCCACCAGCCCCTGTAAAGATTGGTGAAGAAAATGAGGAAGGACCACCAGAGCCGATTAAACCAGG ATGTATTATGATGAATTCATATGACGCTGAACTCTACGAATACTACGGCTGCGAATTATCTGAGCTGTTTGAAGGTTGTTACACCAAGCCAGTTTGTCCAGAAG CCTGTACTGCCGATGATGGAACACTCAGGGAGGAGAACGGCCCGATGTGGATGGAGAAGGACGAGAAGAGCATGTGTGAATGTGTGACGTCAGATAAGGTACTCGGTAGCCCTCCTGTCCCTCCTGAGGGTGCGGGACCATGGCCACCATACAAGCACTGCCGCGCAAATG GCTGTACTATCCAAGGAACGGACACATTACTACCGGGCGGGGCCACCGTCCAACTATATGGTGCACCGTGTGTCTGCCTCGAGGGTTCTGACCCAAATTTGATGGACTACGCCTCGCTATACCATCTCAAGTGCTTCGAAGAGGAAAGGGAAGATGAGGGCGCGTTTGATGAAGAGTTTGAAAAATAG